A single window of Watersipora subatra chromosome 9, tzWatSuba1.1, whole genome shotgun sequence DNA harbors:
- the LOC137403522 gene encoding AT-rich interactive domain-containing protein 1B-like, protein MVMEPTQQVDGSQNKIDYPQDISMEFQQHNAHSENLKGPLKSDNVDPKKFQPNSNGPESDQFKSVPPSRPFVPAYGDTGIQRPTPVYGEGMLPPSVEQSLYQQTGGMPTNSTSLTANTPTLNQLLTQNPAAQPKYPPGYGDYTSANSGSPSIYDGWNSVSQHQPTSMASNPVRPGMPLPNRPMAAANSQMASNNTYDRGGVHQGYRHPNPSFGPPGAGYPRMMGAPQGYPPMDASQGASGEGSETDSNLAQQRMRPMMATHRMMGPPRTPGPHLGEQGGQMLPPPNQGQAYPGMYHYSGQPYRNVQMSPYTNYASNQIGQPLNRTAQPGFSQVPGTSQHQVNGPHKPIPHSPGASLSQPQPAHAATPLRGAPAASQQTNVPPSPAGSTGQPKALSPCPSPSVRSMPPSPATSAQLNSPRPGLSPHPESVASPRTDPTGGKQESVSTSMAPSSSTSHASSVNQSDSSQSHIKADPQLAAAHGSQQHMLPPQQMRMMPTGTNNASAPSMGNGMPAYGHRMPGPGQPSGQFMPGTGPSQYPSSHSHQMAYGNTAPVPGPWQQAPMPGDLPRMPNTGPMYPLKNDKGPVSSPLSSTQSPSAAASPHSAESNRRPSSRKSSDAGSHKSQKAPGPNTVHGTSMDIVNKQVDMGPPEEAPQRRQFFEHLCAFYLETSKPLSSNPSIGKNPLDLYKVFTLVKEKGGFVQVCKKKLWKPVGSAVAVSTAANAAYTLKKAYMKFLLNYECKFEMGGADPQSIINSVETKKERTRNAPSPAGSGNSQDAHLRAYPEYPVGPSGPSSQVHPAHMAGGPMRPGQYHHDPNLPPHQQHGYMNYNNMPGAPPPGLPNGHHPMPPHQPSSLGSEEQGPSQTDPGSDPYHQQMPGGQYSSQHQMSAPGYQPRHPYYGSRMPPPGAQRPPFHQPQPSGPQQPAGPTGSQMRMPQPHQSGYPPVYREPSNYPNNQSGLGPPSSTNTGGFPSMGSQPNMAGGAGPSAFPSSSIAGANQSQISATANHNMTHASPATPMARYSHRGFQTQTRGALSAMLSNSNSTPEARGVHGQHWRQRPPMPPPGYSGSPAMESMSRRQLSMPRQPAAPKKEVVFPPGSVEATQINKMPRRLLHSKHIGKVDTARLIMCLRSGLLCESVWALDSITIYLQDESTSLAFSLGKVPALFDAVIAHYKQSLAQLFAELADLTGNSNVEATSPSEKAQETEVPEPPSVVLDGTNYSWFARNGLKVITDSEPKNEQLIPTPSMYSQKPYTSQRVNHCYVATHESGDDRRLYTKHFACSIARDKNHNSPTINHPNEEEHRTNIASSSLGVKEEYSACNGCASLDPKAKLPDEADQTDRVALQSRIDKKMNESAEDLKTLEEKLSHSRKRRFSETIDIEPIVRDEPPLESQVDMRLEELSTHCLALANILRGFSFIPSNEKVMAETTSLLYVLGRLLKVKTWVEEEETHRHWWWSTLEALREHSLVTLSNIAGYIQLIGVPHEICFPLLDSLLFWATTNAAYARDPLPGNHSLCIRNLVMEVMCKLCAHSDNMNLLLSTPPHDRITSLFQCLAKLLSEPDQVRREFALVTVSCLAQADAAAARGLALQTSCVSQLISILESAEAAALSIAQSRGVRALRDKPEAMGTSLDMIRRTSATLVEMAQVEANHSILLSQQDRLLNLVMSQILDQHVAKMLSDVLYECTKDMQVDIAPSYIISAEMSDGEESIESEHEGSITEELSESMDTGCKGRLKVRDGRQLGKENINKSSLDANSSRGIISAVS, encoded by the exons ATGGTAATGGAACCTACTCAACAAGTTGATGGAAGCCAAAACAAGATCGATTATCCTCAAGACATTTCTATGGAATTCCAACAGCACAATGCTCATTCGGAGAACCTTAAGGGACCACTCAAGTCGGACAATGTTGATCCGAAAAAGTTTCAGCCAAATTCAAATGGACCCGAGTCTGACCAGTTCAAATCAGTTCCGCCATCAAGGCCATTTGTGCCAGCATACGGAGACACTGGAATACAGCGCCCGACCCCTGTGTATGGTGAAGGCATGCTACCTCCTTCAGTCGAACAATCACTTTATCAACAAACCGGTGGAATGCCTACAAACAGTACATCTTTAACTGCTAACACTCCAACTCTAAACCAGCTGTTGACTCAGAACCCTGCGGCGCAACCAAAATACCCACCCGGGTATGGGGACTATACAAGCGCCAACAGTGGGTCCCCAAGCATATATGATGGCTGGAATTCAGTTAGTCAACATCAACCAACTTCTATGGCATCGAATCCTGTCAGACCCGGCATGCCCCTGCCAAATCGTCCAATGGCTGCTGCCAATTCCCAG ATGGCAAGCAACAATACGTATGATAGAGGTGGAGTGCACCAGGGCTACAGACACCCCAACCCTTCTTTCGGTCCTCCAGGTGCTGGCTATCCGCGCATGATGGGAGCTCCTCAGGGCTACCCACCCATG GATGCCAGCCAAGGTGCAAGCGGTGAGGGTTCTGAAACAGACAGCAATTTGGCACAGCAACGAATGCGGCCAATGATGG CTACCCACCGTATGATGGGCCCTCCACGCACTCCTGGGCCGCATCTAGGAGAACAGGGTGGCCAGATGCTGCCTCCTCCCAATCAGGGCCAGGCATATCCAGGAATGTACCATTACAGCGGTCAACCTTATAGGAATGTACAAATGTCTCCTTACACTAACTATGCCAGCAACCAG ATTGGTCAGCCATTAAACAGGACAGCCCAACCTGGATTTAGTCAAGTACCCGGGACTTCCCAACACCAGGTGAACGGGCCCCACAAACCGATTCCGCATTCACCTGGGGCATCTCTTAGCCAGCCTCAACCCGCTCACGCTGCCACACCTTTAAGAGGTGCTCCAGCCGCTAGTCAGCAGACCAATGTTCCTCCTTCTCCAGCCGGCTCAACCGGCCAGCCAAAGGCTCTGTCACCGTGTCCGAGTCCCTCAGTGAGGAGCATGCCACCTTCTCCTGCCACAAGTGCTCAGCTCAACTCGCCACGCCCCGGCCTTTCTCCCCACCCCGAGTCTGTTGCTTCTCCCCGCACAGACCCGACTGGCGGGAAACAGGAGTCTGTATCAACTAGTATGGCTCCGAGCTCTAGCACGTCTCATGCCAGTTCAGTCAATCAGTCAGACTCATCTCAGTCGCACATAAAGGCTGATCCTCAGTTGGCTGCAGCTCATGGCAGCCAGCAGCATATGCTGCCACCTCAGCAGATGAGAATGATGCCCACTGGGACCAACAATGCGTCAGCGCCTTCTATGG GTAACGGCATGCCTGCCTATGGACACAGGATGCCTGGACCAGGCCAGCCTTCCGGTCAGTTCATGCCCGGAACTGGCCCCTCTCAGTACCCGTCCAGTCACAGTCACCAGATGGCGTATGGCAACACTGCCCCTGTACCAGGGCCCTGGCAGCAAGCACCCATGCCAGGAGATCTTCCTCGGATGCCCAATACAG GTCCCATGTACCCATTGAAGAATGATAAGGGACCCGTCTCGTCTCCTCTCTCTTCCACTCAGTCTCCGTCAGCGGCAGCATCTCCACACAGCGCAGAAAGCAACCGTCGACCTTCCTCTAGAAAATCTTCCGATGCTGGCAGCCACAAGTCGCAG AAAGCACCTGGTCCAAACACAGTACATGGTACAAGCATGGACATAGTGAACAAGCAGGTGGACATGGGTCCGCCTGAGGAAGCTCCACAGAGACGCCAGTTCTTTGAACACTTGTGTGCTTTTTACCTTGAGACCAGCAAACCACTCTCGAGCAACCCAAGCATCGGCAAGAATCCCCTTGACCTGTATAAGGTGTTCACTCTAGTCAAGGAGAAAGGAGGTTTCGTACAG GTATGCAAGAAAAAGTTGTGGAAGCCGGTTGGTTCGGCTGTTGCAGTATCTACGGCTGCCAATGCTGCTTACACACTCAAAAAAGCTTATATGAAATTTCTTCTCAACTACGAGTGTAAGTTTGAGATGGGTGGGGCAGATCCACAATCCATCATCAACTCGGTTGAGACAAAGAAGGAACGTACCAGAAATGCGCCTTCACCAG CTGGTTCTGGGAACTCTCAAGATGCCCACCTAAGGGCTTACCCGGAGTACCCTGTGGGACCGAGTGGCCCGTCATCCCAGGTGCACCCAGCACACATGGCTGGTGGGCCTATGAGACCGGGACAATATCATCATGATCCAAATCTGCCACCGCATCAGCAG CACGGCTATATGAACTATAATAACATGCCTGGAGCTCCACCTCCAGGGTTACCAAATGGGCACCACCCGATGCCTCCACACCAGCCAAGTTCCTTAGGGTCAGAGGAGCAAGGTCCTTCACAGACAGACCCCGGTTCTGACCCGTACCATCAGCAGATGCCTGGTGGTCAATATAGTAGTCAGCATCAAATGAG TGCTCCTGGCTACCAGCCTCGGCATCCCTACTATGGATCTAGAATGCCGCCACCTGGTGCACAACGACCTCCATTTCATCAGCCGCAACCATCTGGTCCACAACAGCCTGCCGGCCCAACTGGCTCTCAGATGCGGATGCCCCAGCCACACCAATCAGGATATCCTCCCGTGTACAGGGAACCTAGCAA TTATCCGAATAACCAATCAGGATTAGGGCCTCCCAGCTCAACCAATACCGGCGGATTCCCTAGCATGGGTAGCCAGCCTAACATGGCGGGCGGAGCCGGCCCATCCGCATTTCCTTCAAGCTCAATTGCCGGTGCCAACCAATCACAGATCTCAGCCACTGCCAACCACAATATGACGCATGCAAGCCCGGCAACACCCATGGCTCGCTATTCTCACCGCGGCTTTCAGACGCAAACTCGCGGAGCCCTGAGTGCGATGCTGTCCAACTCTAACTCAACACCAG AGGCCCGTGGAGTTCATGGACAACATTGGAGACAGCGACCACCGATGCCTCCTCCCGGTTACTCCGGAAGTCCGGCAATGGAATCTATGTCACGAAGGCAGTTGTCAATGCCGAGGCAGCCAGCGGCTCCTAAAAAGGAAGTTGTCTTTCCACCTGGTAGTGTGGAAGCCACACAGATTAACAAGATGCCACGCCGACTGTTACACAGTAAACACATAG GTAAAGTGGACACCGCAAGGTTGATAATGTGCCTACGCTCTGGCTTACTGTGCGAGTCAGTTTGGGCTCTCGACTCCATCACAATCTACCTGCAGGATGAAAGTACAAGCCTCGCTTTCAGCCTCGGGAAGGTTCCTGCGCTTTTTGACGCAGTCATTGCTCATTATAA ACAATCGCTGGCGCAGCTGTTTGCGGAATTGGCCGACTTAACAGGCAACAGCAATGTAGAAGCAACTAGTCCTTCAGAGAAAGCGCAAGAAACAGAGGTACCTGAGCCACCGTCCGTTGTATTAGATGGGACCAACTACTCATGGTTCGCTAGAAATGGTTTGAAAGTGATAACAGATTCAGAGCCCAAAAATGAGCAGCTTATCCCAACACCTTCCATGTACAGCCAGAAACCTTACACGAGCCAAAGGGTCAACCACTGTTACGTCGCCACACACGAGTCAGGTGATGATCGCAGGTTgtacacaaaacattttgcaTGCAGTATTGCACGAGACAAGAACCATAACTCTCCAACAATTAATCATCCCAATGAGGAAGAACACAGGACAAACATAGCATCAAGTAGTTTAGGAGTTAAGGAGGAATATTCTGCTTGTAATGGTTGCGCTTCTCTCGACCCGAAGGCAAAGCTGCCAGATGAGGCCGATCAAACTGACCGGGTAGCTTTACAAAGTCGCATAGACAAAAAGATGAACGAAAGTGCCGAGGACCTCAAAACTCTCGAGGAGAAGCTCAGTCACTCTCGGAAAAGAAG GTTTAGTGAAACTATAGATATTGAACCAATAGTGAGAGATGAACCACCCCTTGAGAGTCAAGTTGATATGAGGCTAGAGGAATTATCTACACATTGCTTGGCTTTGGCCAATATCTTGCGAGGATTTTCTTTTATTCCAAGCAATGAAAAG GTGATGGCTGAAACCACCAGCCTCCTCTACGTTCTTGGTCGGCTGCTCAAAGTCAAAACTTGGGTAGAGGAAGAAGAGACACACAGGCATTGGTGGTGGTCGACTCTGGAAGCGCTACGTGAGCACAGCCTGGTCACTCTTAGCAACATAGCTGGCTACATCCAGCTAATCGGTGTGCCACACGAG ATATGCTTTCCTCTTCTGGATAGCCTCTTGTTTTGGGCTACTACGAATGCTGCCTACGCAAGAGACCCGCTGCCTGGCAACCACTCTCTTTGCATCCGTAATCTAGTTATGGAGGTGATGTGTAAGCTGTGTGCCCACAGCGACAACATGAACCTCCTGCTTTCCACTCCACCACATGACCGTATCACCTCGCTCTTCCAGTGCCTTGCCAAGTTGCTCTCTGAGCCCGACCAG GTGCGGAGAGAATTTGCTCTGGTGACAGTGTCATGCCTAGCACAAGCCGATGCTGCCGCTGCTAGGGGCCTGGCCTTACAGACTTCTTGCGTTTCTCAACTCATCAGCATCCTTGAGTCAGCTGAGGCAGCTGCCCTTTCAATCGCTCAGTCTCGAGGTGTTCGGGCTTTACGGGACAAGCCTGAGGCCATGGGCACAAGTCTTGATATGATCCGAAGAACCTCGGCTACATTGGTAGAAATGGCACAG GTGGAGGCCAACCACAGCATTCTACTCAGCCAGCAAGACCGATTGCTCAACCTCGTTATGTCTCAGATCCTTGATCAGCATGTGGCCAAGATGCTCTCCGACGTCCTTTACGAGTGCACAAAAGACATGCAGGTAGATATCGCTCCTTCGTATATCATCTCGGCTGAAATGTCAGACGGCGAAGAGAGCATTGAGTCGGAGCATGAGGGCTCCATAACAGAGGAATTGTCAGAATCTATGGATACCGGTTGCAAGGGACGACTCAAGGTCAGAGATGGTAGGCAGCTCGGCAAGGAGAACATAAACAAAAGCTCATTGGATGCAAACAGTTCGAGAGGCATTATATCAGCCGTCTCATAA